In Mongoliitalea daihaiensis, one DNA window encodes the following:
- a CDS encoding glycoside hydrolase family 43 protein: MKRVRKYITALIYSFLLSSSVWAQNPIIQTSYTADPAPLVYNNKVYLYTSHDEPESTWFTMNDWKLYTTEDMVNWTDHGSVLSYKDFEWGKINAWAPHAIERNGKFYLYVPVTDLNNRNGIGVAVSDSPYGPFIDPIGKPLISNSSADIDPAVFIDHDGQAYIYWGNPVCHYAKLNEDMISIDGEIGQFPNTIEAFGKRKAEDSQRPTTYEEGPWMYKRHDLYYLLFAGGELPEHIGYSTGPSPLGPWTYRGVLMPAEGRSFTNHPGIIDFKGKTYLFYHNGALPGGGGFTRSVAVEEVEFNTDGTIKPMKMTAGITKSLGSINPYMKNEAETIAWSEGVKAKSNAVVGNFVIATTNKSYIKVVGVDFRDQGPSKFYARVGTTHNGGVRMEVRVGSKDGQLVAEVSVPLTGGDDRWTIVSGDVANMSGVHDLYFVFKGKAPSNILNFDYWRFTK; this comes from the coding sequence ATGAAAAGGGTTAGAAAATATATCACGGCTTTGATTTATAGCTTTTTGCTGAGTAGTAGTGTTTGGGCACAAAATCCCATTATCCAGACATCTTATACTGCAGATCCGGCCCCATTGGTGTATAATAATAAGGTGTATCTATACACTTCCCATGATGAGCCAGAGTCTACCTGGTTTACCATGAATGATTGGAAACTTTACACAACCGAGGACATGGTTAATTGGACGGACCATGGTTCGGTACTCTCATATAAGGACTTTGAGTGGGGAAAAATCAATGCTTGGGCTCCGCATGCTATCGAGAGAAATGGGAAGTTTTACTTGTATGTGCCTGTTACAGATTTGAATAATAGGAATGGGATTGGTGTAGCGGTATCGGATAGTCCTTATGGGCCCTTTATTGATCCGATAGGTAAGCCATTGATCAGTAATAGCAGTGCGGATATTGATCCTGCGGTATTTATTGATCATGATGGGCAGGCATATATTTATTGGGGTAATCCGGTTTGCCACTATGCGAAGCTAAACGAGGATATGATCTCTATTGATGGAGAAATCGGACAATTTCCCAATACGATTGAGGCTTTCGGGAAAAGGAAGGCAGAAGACTCCCAAAGGCCAACTACCTATGAAGAAGGTCCTTGGATGTACAAAAGACACGATTTGTATTACCTGCTGTTTGCTGGTGGGGAGCTTCCAGAACATATTGGCTACTCAACTGGCCCTAGTCCTTTAGGTCCTTGGACTTATCGGGGAGTATTGATGCCTGCTGAGGGCAGAAGCTTTACCAATCATCCTGGGATCATAGATTTCAAAGGAAAGACCTATTTGTTTTATCACAATGGCGCATTGCCTGGTGGTGGTGGCTTTACCCGGTCCGTGGCAGTGGAAGAAGTAGAGTTTAATACTGACGGAACTATTAAGCCCATGAAAATGACAGCCGGTATTACCAAGAGTCTTGGTTCAATCAATCCTTATATGAAAAATGAAGCTGAGACAATTGCTTGGTCAGAGGGTGTCAAAGCCAAAAGTAATGCTGTGGTCGGGAATTTTGTGATAGCAACTACAAATAAATCTTACATTAAAGTAGTAGGTGTTGATTTTCGTGATCAAGGACCTAGCAAGTTTTATGCGAGGGTAGGAACGACACATAATGGTGGCGTACGGATGGAAGTTAGAGTAGGAAGTAAAGATGGTCAATTGGTAGCAGAGGTGTCTGTCCCATTGACTGGAGGGGACGATCGATGGACGATCGTGAGTGGGGATGTTGCAAATATGAGTGGAGTACATGATTTGTATTTTGTATTCAAAGGCAAAGCACCGAGTAATATCCTGAATTTCGATTATTGGAGATTTACCAAGTAA
- a CDS encoding glycoside hydrolase family 97 protein has protein sequence MELFKKSYRQRRESMQFNSLFVNRVFRTISLGINRQLGAFLVLLYFLGPYLSYAQENAKMESPNGQVGVSIFLEGGKLFYSVTYEQKSMLEKSPLGLETNAGSFTQELSFVKSLTGEEKKSYTQDRIKQSFIQYHANILTYTVKNSADQEISVHFQVSDNDIAFRYELPMWGETKGIVVERELTGYKFPSATTAFLSNMMRPMTGFARTAPSYESGYVADEPIANTNARLGYVFPSLFKIGNDGWVLLSETGVGSNFTASHLSAIQEGVYTVAYPQLEQNNGFGSSGAQLGLPSHTPWRTITLGNSLTPIVETTIPYDVVEPLYKPSTNYKFGKGTWSWIVWQDNSMNYEDQVAYIDLAAAMGFEYILIDAWWDERIGYDRMEELIRYANSKGVDVFLWYNSNGTVNDAFQTPLHKMNTSFARKNEMKWLKEAGVKGLKVDFFGGDKQETMRLYEDILVEANEHELMIIFHGATLPRGWERMYPNFVGSEAVIASEMLIFVQDTREKEAFYATLHPFIRNSVASMEYGGVLLNKFLNKGNRRGQERLTTDIFQLATGVLFQNPVQMFGLTPNNLEDVEPFVLDFLKKLPTTWDETRYIAGYPGKFSVIARRLGEHWYIAGVNAEKTPQTVKLQLPMIQGKKVLLYNDDKAKHPTLQTVEIGKNGEFTVTIQSNGGFVLTNQK, from the coding sequence ATGGAACTATTCAAAAAGTCATACAGACAAAGGAGGGAGTCCATGCAGTTCAATAGTCTTTTTGTAAATAGGGTTTTTAGGACAATTTCACTGGGGATCAATAGGCAACTAGGAGCCTTTCTAGTGTTACTGTATTTCCTTGGACCATATCTTTCCTATGCGCAAGAAAATGCCAAGATGGAAAGTCCCAATGGTCAAGTAGGTGTTTCTATTTTTCTTGAAGGGGGTAAGTTATTCTATTCAGTAACCTATGAACAGAAGTCCATGTTGGAAAAATCTCCTTTGGGACTGGAAACAAATGCAGGGTCGTTTACCCAAGAATTGTCATTTGTTAAATCCTTAACTGGTGAAGAAAAGAAATCTTATACTCAAGATAGAATCAAGCAATCCTTTATTCAGTATCACGCAAATATCCTAACATACACTGTAAAAAACAGTGCTGATCAAGAGATTTCGGTTCATTTTCAAGTGAGTGACAATGATATAGCCTTTCGATATGAGCTACCCATGTGGGGAGAAACCAAGGGGATAGTAGTGGAAAGAGAACTTACTGGATATAAGTTTCCATCAGCTACCACAGCATTTTTGTCCAACATGATGCGCCCAATGACAGGGTTTGCACGAACTGCTCCAAGCTACGAAAGTGGATATGTAGCTGATGAACCGATAGCAAACACCAATGCCCGTTTGGGATATGTTTTTCCCAGCTTGTTCAAAATCGGTAATGATGGCTGGGTTCTTTTGTCTGAGACAGGGGTAGGCAGCAACTTTACGGCTTCACATTTGAGTGCTATTCAGGAAGGTGTTTATACAGTAGCTTATCCTCAACTAGAGCAAAATAATGGTTTTGGTAGTTCGGGGGCGCAATTGGGCCTTCCAAGCCATACACCTTGGAGAACAATTACATTAGGGAATTCTCTGACACCAATCGTTGAAACTACCATTCCTTATGATGTGGTAGAACCTTTGTATAAGCCATCTACTAACTACAAGTTTGGAAAAGGTACTTGGAGTTGGATTGTATGGCAGGACAATAGCATGAACTACGAAGATCAAGTAGCTTACATTGATTTGGCCGCTGCCATGGGTTTTGAATACATCTTGATAGATGCATGGTGGGATGAAAGAATCGGCTATGATCGAATGGAGGAGTTGATTCGCTATGCCAACAGTAAAGGTGTAGATGTATTTCTTTGGTATAATTCTAATGGTACGGTAAATGATGCTTTTCAAACTCCCCTGCATAAAATGAATACCTCATTCGCCAGAAAAAATGAGATGAAATGGCTAAAAGAAGCAGGTGTGAAAGGATTGAAAGTAGACTTTTTTGGAGGAGATAAGCAAGAAACCATGCGCTTGTATGAAGACATCTTAGTAGAAGCAAATGAGCATGAATTGATGATTATTTTCCACGGTGCGACATTGCCAAGAGGTTGGGAGCGCATGTACCCGAACTTTGTTGGGAGCGAAGCAGTCATAGCTTCCGAAATGTTGATTTTTGTTCAAGATACTCGGGAGAAAGAGGCGTTTTATGCCACGCTTCATCCATTTATTCGAAATTCCGTCGCTAGTATGGAGTACGGTGGAGTGTTGCTCAATAAGTTTCTCAACAAAGGTAACCGTCGAGGACAAGAGCGCTTAACGACCGATATTTTCCAGTTAGCAACAGGAGTGCTCTTTCAAAACCCTGTTCAAATGTTTGGTTTGACCCCTAATAATTTGGAGGATGTGGAACCATTTGTGTTGGACTTTTTGAAAAAGCTGCCTACTACTTGGGATGAAACCCGATACATAGCAGGATACCCAGGTAAATTTAGTGTGATAGCTAGACGATTGGGAGAGCACTGGTACATTGCTGGGGTCAATGCGGAGAAAACACCTCAAACAGTGAAGTTACAGCTGCCGATGATTCAGGGGAAAAAAGTTCTCCTTTACAACGATGATAAAGCCAAGCATCCAACCTTGCAGACAGTAGAGATTGGGAAAAATGGAGAATTTACAGTCACTATTCAATCGAATGGAGGCTTTGTTTTGACCAACCAAAAATGA
- a CDS encoding glycoside hydrolase family 43 protein yields MKIAFKFILIIAFSLYFHTSFSQNPIIEDFFTADPAPIVYNGVVYLYTSHDTASVTSTNYEMKDWLVFSSTDMVTWEYRGAPVSPQTFSWATGDAYAAHCTERDGKFYFYVSTFHKQDENSQGGAAIGVAVADSPTGPFVDAIGKALVVNEMTKDNEHGWDDIDPAVFIDDDGQAYIYWGNGSLKWAKLKNNMIEMDGPINILNPENFIEGPWVYKRNDLYYLLYASKGDKAEQIDYAISSSPEGPWEHKGMIMESVPNSFTVHPGVISYKGKDYFFYHNGALPTGGSYRRSICIDYMYYNEDGTIQKVIQTKEGVHAVQ; encoded by the coding sequence ATGAAAATAGCCTTCAAATTTATTTTAATAATAGCGTTCAGTCTATATTTTCATACAAGCTTTTCGCAGAATCCTATCATCGAGGACTTTTTTACAGCCGATCCAGCTCCGATTGTATATAATGGTGTAGTGTATTTGTACACCAGTCATGATACAGCATCCGTTACCTCGACCAATTATGAAATGAAGGATTGGTTGGTATTTTCATCAACAGATATGGTGACCTGGGAATATAGGGGTGCTCCTGTGTCACCCCAAACCTTTTCTTGGGCTACCGGAGATGCCTATGCCGCCCACTGTACTGAGCGAGATGGAAAGTTTTACTTCTATGTGTCCACATTTCACAAACAAGACGAAAATAGTCAAGGAGGAGCAGCGATTGGTGTAGCAGTAGCGGATAGTCCAACAGGTCCATTTGTAGATGCCATTGGAAAAGCATTGGTGGTCAATGAAATGACCAAGGATAATGAACATGGTTGGGATGATATTGATCCTGCTGTATTTATCGATGATGACGGACAAGCTTACATCTATTGGGGTAATGGAAGTCTTAAATGGGCAAAGTTGAAGAATAATATGATTGAAATGGATGGGCCAATCAATATCCTTAATCCTGAAAATTTCATCGAAGGCCCTTGGGTTTATAAGCGCAATGATTTGTACTACTTATTATATGCAAGCAAAGGAGATAAAGCAGAACAAATAGATTATGCGATTTCCTCAAGTCCAGAAGGGCCTTGGGAACATAAGGGAATGATCATGGAAAGCGTACCGAATAGCTTTACAGTTCATCCTGGAGTGATTTCCTACAAGGGTAAGGATTATTTCTTTTACCATAATGGGGCATTACCTACCGGGGGAAGTTATAGAAGGTCAATTTGTATTGACTACATGTACTATAACGAGGATGGAACTATTCAAAAAGTCATACAGACAAAGGAGGGAGTCCATGCAGTTCAATAG